A region of the Leucobacter komagatae genome:
GCGCATCAAGCGCGTGGAGACGCGCCTTGCCGTGCCGCTCATCGAACGCTTTGGCCGCGGCATCAGGCTGACGACCGCCGGCAACATCCTCGCAGACCACGGCCGCACGGTCGTGAGCGAGATCGACGCGGCCCTCGCCGCGATCGACGACCTCCGGGGTGAGCGGGCCGGTACGCTGAGGCTCGTCGGCTTCCCGTCTGCTTCCGCGACGATCGTTCCCGCGATCATGCGCAAGCTCGCCGCAGAGGCCCCCGAGGTCGCGCTCCAGTACCGCGAGGCAGAGCCGCCCGAGGCGACCGAGATGCTGCGCGACGGTGAGGTCGATTGCGCGCTCATCTTCGACTACGAGGGGGCGGCAGAGCTCCCCGCGGGCTCCGCGTTCTTCCCGCTCTGGGAAGAGGAGGTGCACCTCGTCGTCTCCGAGCGCAGGGCTGCGGAGCTCGAGGGGCTCGGTGCAGAAGGCGGCCCGGCGAAGCTCGGCGAGTTTGCCGCAGACCACTGGATCGCCGGTTGCGAGAAATGCCGCGGGCACCTGCTTGCGGCCGCCCGCGACGCCGGTTTCGATCCCGAGATCATCCAGGAAACCGACAACGTGCCCGCAATGCTCGCGATGGCGGCAGCCGGAGGCGCGGTCGCCCTCGTACCGGGCCTCGCGCTCGCTGCGGCCCGCACGCTGCCCGAGGAGGCGGTGCTCGTCGAGCTGGATCCGCAGCGCCACCGCACCATCGGCCTCATCGCGATGGCGACCGCAAATGAGAGCCCGCAGGTTCGCCTCGCGAGGCGCCTCCTGTCGGGCATCGACAGCGCCTGCTGGGGGCTCACACCGGCCCCGCAGTAGCGCGAGCCGCAGCCGCGCCGACCCCAGCATCACCCCGCCGAACGCACCACCACATCAAGGAGACGTCGAGTGACGACGAACGCGGCAGCGCAGCCCGCACGCAACACGCAGCCAACGGGATACCGCGACCGCTTCCCGCGCGAACTTGGCGGCCCACTCCAGCGGCGCACGCTCATTGTGCTGTCGACGGCGACGATTCTCGGTGGTCTCGGGTTCGGCGCGTCGGCCTCGGTCGGCGCTCTGCTCCTCGCCGAGGTGAGCGGCAACGACGCGATCTCGGGTCTCGCTGCCGCCATGTCAAACGCGGGGGCTGCCGCGGCCGGGATCCCACTCGCGAGAATCGCGGCCCGCAAGGGGCGCCGCACCGCCGTTGTGCTCGGCAGCTCGATCGCGATGGTCGGCGCGCTCTTCGCGATCTCAGGAGCGGCGCTCGCGCTGTGGTGGGTTCTCGCGCTCGGGATCGGGATCCTCGGCGTTGCGTCTGCCGTGCAGTTGCTGTCGCGCTTCGCCGCCACTGACCTTGCACTGCCGAAGAACCGCGCCCGCGACCTCTCGCTCGTGGTGTGGTCGATCACCGTCGGCGCCGTGATCGGGCCGAACCTGATGGGCCCGGGGGCTGTCGTGGGGGAGGCGATTGGGGTGCCGTCGCTCGCCGGCGTGTTCGTGTTCACGTTCTTCGCCCAGCTCGCGGCGGTGTGCGTGAACTTCTTCGGCCTGCGGCCCGATCCGCTGCTCACGGCGCGGGAGATCCAGGCGGCGGCTGTCGCGGCGCGCCCCGCTGACGCGCCCGAGACGACGGCCGAGGTGTTCGCCTCACGCCGCGCCAAGGTACTGGCGATCGTCATCATCGGTACCGCGCAGGCGATCATGGTGGGGCTCATGGCGATGACCCCGCTGCACCTGAAACACCACGGCGGCAGCGACGCGCTCGTCGGGATCACGCTCAGCCTGCACATCGCAGGCATGTACGCCCTGTCGCCGGTCTTCGGCATCCTTGCCGGGAAGATCGGCAGGTTGCCGGTGATCGTCGGCGGGTGGGTGATCCTGCTCGTCGCGATCTACTTCGCCTACCTGTCTGGTGAGAACAGCCTCTGGGTGCAGATCGCGATGACGCTCGT
Encoded here:
- a CDS encoding LysR family transcriptional regulator gives rise to the protein MNATRTTDPLGSIDSTELRILHTLSVTGSLTATAAALGLSQPAVSQRIKRVETRLAVPLIERFGRGIRLTTAGNILADHGRTVVSEIDAALAAIDDLRGERAGTLRLVGFPSASATIVPAIMRKLAAEAPEVALQYREAEPPEATEMLRDGEVDCALIFDYEGAAELPAGSAFFPLWEEEVHLVVSERRAAELEGLGAEGGPAKLGEFAADHWIAGCEKCRGHLLAAARDAGFDPEIIQETDNVPAMLAMAAAGGAVALVPGLALAAARTLPEEAVLVELDPQRHRTIGLIAMATANESPQVRLARRLLSGIDSACWGLTPAPQ
- a CDS encoding MFS transporter, coding for MTTNAAAQPARNTQPTGYRDRFPRELGGPLQRRTLIVLSTATILGGLGFGASASVGALLLAEVSGNDAISGLAAAMSNAGAAAAGIPLARIAARKGRRTAVVLGSSIAMVGALFAISGAALALWWVLALGIGILGVASAVQLLSRFAATDLALPKNRARDLSLVVWSITVGAVIGPNLMGPGAVVGEAIGVPSLAGVFVFTFFAQLAAVCVNFFGLRPDPLLTAREIQAAAVAARPADAPETTAEVFASRRAKVLAIVIIGTAQAIMVGLMAMTPLHLKHHGGSDALVGITLSLHIAGMYALSPVFGILAGKIGRLPVIVGGWVILLVAIYFAYLSGENSLWVQIAMTLVGVGWSAVTVAGAALLTDLTALGERPKWQGRADTFMSASGAAAGVLAGIVFAVSDFSILALVALAVLALGAIASMYPKLRVARQH